A genomic window from Babylonia areolata isolate BAREFJ2019XMU unplaced genomic scaffold, ASM4173473v1 tig00002657_2, whole genome shotgun sequence includes:
- the LOC143279326 gene encoding uncharacterized protein LOC143279326, with amino-acid sequence MVAAMMRHMMSLRRLQRDYGWIHTLLEEAENERMHLMTALQLRQPSMLFRLAVIGSQGEAWCRYSFEIHRSMTLFHTSGAPPKTEYGCLHGGVKSHTRKSPFVYK; translated from the exons ATGGTGGCGGCCATGATGCGTCACATGATGTCTCTTCGACGACTGCAGCGAGACTACGGCTGGATTCACACCCTTCTtg AGGAGGCTGAAAACGAGAGGATGCACCTGATGACAGCTCTGCAGCTCAGACAGCCCTCGATGCTGTTCAGACTGGCCGTCATTGGTTCACAAGGTGAGGCGTGGTGCAGATACAGTTTTGAGATTCATCGTTCAATGACACTGTTTCATACATCAggagcacccccgaaaacggagtatggctgcttacatggcggggtaaaaagtcatacacgtaaaagcccatttgtgtacaaatga